TTTTGGGCTGCAAGAATCATCAGCAAAATCGATGCGCCTAAAGGTTTGAGTGGAAAAGAGACCACTCTCCACAAGGAGGCGACAGCTGGCTCGTTGGGGTTGATAAACGATAGCAAGACCACAACGAACAGAATAACTAAAAATAGTCGGGCAACGAAATTGCCTTGAGGATAAAACTTTTGGAACAGAGAGTAGATGATGGCCCCCACAAGTAGCCACAGTAATACTCTGCTTAACAGTAGAAACATAGATTGACTCTCAAATCTGAATTTTTCGGTCAGCCTCAGGTTTTAGGTAGTGGGGTTATTGTACTGCCAAATTGTAAAAGCACTGTTACTTGACATCAAACACCTCACATCCACAACACAACGACTACCGTCGTAGTGATTTTAGAGCAAATTCTTTCACATGAAACAATGAATCTGTAATTTTCCTCATCCGTAATTTGCCTCCTGTAGACTAAGTTAATTTAGGTAGTACTTTCACGATACGTAAGGAAAAACTATGTCGCATGGAAAACCCACCATTTTGGTGACAGGCGGAGCAGGATACATTGGTTCCCACACGGTGCTTGCCCTCAAGCTTGCGGGTTTTGACGTTATAGTACTAGATAATTTGGTTTATGGTCACCGCGATTTGGTAGAACAAGTTTTACGGGTAAAACTTGTGCAGGGGGACACAAACGACCACGCACTGTTAAATGATTTATTTAAAATACACGAAATTGCGGCAGTTATGCATTTTTCAGCCTACGCCTACGTAGGAGAGTCGGTAACCGACCCCGCAAAATACTACCGCAACAACGTTACTGGCACTCTGACTCTGCTGGAAGCGATGCTAGAAGCGTCTGTTAAAAAATTTGTATTTTCTTCTACTTGTGCAACTTACGGTGTACCACAAGTTGTACCCATTACTGAAGACCATCCCCAAAACCCCATCAATCCTTACGGTGCAACCAAACTCATGGTAGAGCGAATTCTATCTGATTTTGATGCTGCCTATGATTTCAAATCTGTACGTTTCCGCTATTTTAACGCTGCTGGTGCTCATCCTGATGGTTTGTTAGGGGAAGATCACAATCCAGAAACTCATTTGATTCCCTTGGTATTGCTTGCAGCACTGGGTAAGCGCGAATCTATCTCCGTTTTTGGCACTGATTACCCTACTCCCGATGGTACTTGTATTCGAGATTACATTCATGTTACGGATTTGGCAGATGCCCATGTTTTAGGGTTGGAATACCTGCTAAAAGGAGGCAATAGCGAAGTTTTTAATCTAGGAAATGGCAATGGCTTCTCAGTCAAAGAAGTGATTGACACTGCCAAGAAAGTTACAGGAAAGGAGATCGAAGTTGTGGAATGCGATCGCCGTCCGGGCGATCCACCATCACTGATTGGAAGTGGTGAAAAAGCGAGAAAAATGCTTGGCTGGAATCCACAGTACTCATCTCTGGAAGAAATTATTTCTCACTCGTGGCAGTGGCATCAAAAGCGACATAAGTAATACGATTTTGGATTTTGGATTTTAGATTTTGGATTGAAAAAGCCTTACTTAGACATAACTTTCACTTAACTATCTGTTACATTCTTTTTTCAAGTTGGTTAAGGAGAGAGAGATAGGAGGACAAGAGTGAATAATTAATCTAAAATCCCTTAATCCAAAATCCAAAATCCAAAATCCAAAATCCAAAATTCCTACCCCCTCTTTCTGCTTCGCAGTACTGCAAAAGAGACACCCAAAGCAGCAAGGGCTAATGAAGCGATCGCCCAAATTGGACTACCTTGAGACTGACTGGGGGTAACATCAGAATTGGAATTTTGTACTGGTGTATTATTTACCTCTACTGGTTCTGTAGTTGCTGAACCTGCAGCTACAGTGACTGAAAACTTTAACTCAAATGGCTGAAAACTCCCTTCATTTTTTGGTTTGCCACTCAGCTGTAATAAATAAGCCCCTGGTCTGGGAAAGATAATTTCCGAACCTGGTATGCCTTTATACTTCTCTGCTCTTACAGGTTGTAAAGATGGTTCTAGCAAAGGAGGTTCTTTTTGTGAATAAGGTTCAGCGTAAACAGCCAATTGGCAATTGCACTCAGTTAAAGGAATAACTTTTCCACCTCGGCGAGTTAGAGCAAACCAGGTTTTTGTTGTTTCCCCAGCACGGGGATTATCATTTGGTTCTAAATGGAGGGTAGCACCCACGTCTGCTGCAGTTTTAACCTTGTGAGCATGGGCAGTAGAATTTGGTAGGAAAAGGACGAATAACAGTAGTAAATTACACCAGATAACCTTCTTTGTGAGCAGAAAAGAGGGAGTATTTTTGCTTATCTCTGTATGGGAAGAGGGAAGATCAGTGGGGTCAACGCGACTTAGTAGAGGAAACATAAAATTTCTTTATAGATAAGATTGACCAAAAAAAGCGCCAACGTACAAGCAAAACACTCAGTGTTACAAAGCTTAGAAGCAACACTGCCAACTTATTCTCCCAACTTAACTGTAAAGCACCCAAGTAATGAGAACCGATCGTCACAGCATGAAAAGTACTTAACAGTAAAGCAGGTAAGCTCAATAAATGAATTAGTCTCCAAAGCTTGCCCAAGAACTTTTGCAAAGAATCAAAACTCGTCAAGGCAGCAGGAGTTATCAAAACCAATGCTATGGCACCAGCCACCATTCCTAACTGATACTCTTGTGGTAGGAAAAAGAAGGCTGTAAAGTTCCATTGTAGTGAATGTTCCATCATATGAGTTGTATGAGCCAATGACAGCACAAAAGCACCCACTCCCAACGCACGACGGTAACGTAAAGGTTTTGCCCACAAACCACTAATCGGGCGAGCAATCAGCGTGATTACTAAAAATACCAACGCAATATGCCCAGTGTAATCTACCATCGTGTCACCAGTCCGCAAAAGCGTTAGCACACCGATAGTGAGAGTCACCCAACCACCCAAGCGAAATAACTGACTGCGCCTGTCTTTACCGATTAAGGCTGCAGACACGCCAACACCTAGCATCGTGGGTAAAGTGCCTAAGCCAAAAGCTAGCATTGTGGCTGCGCCCATCCACCAGTTCCCAGTTTCAGCCGCTTTAATCTGGGCAGCATAAAGGAATCCACAGGGCATTAAACCCCATGTTATCCCCAAAAGTGCAGGCGTCCACCACTTAGTTTCTAGGGAAAGCTTGACCATTTCTGCACTCAGGCGGTTATGTAAATTGCCTTGCAAAAAAGGATGTAACACTGGAAGACGAGGCAAAAACTCTGGATTTATTTGTCTTATACCAAACCAAATCAGCAGAATGCCGGTTACAATAGCCATCCATTGACGTAATTCACTACCGATTCCTGCTAAATGTCCGCTCTTGAGTAAAACGGCACCTAGCGCACCAATGGCAGCACCAACCAGAGTGTAACTTAACATTCGCCCCAAGTTTAACAATACATGAAACCGCAATTGCTCCTGCCAACCGGGTTGCCCAGATGTAGCACTTCCTGTCTCTGAATTCTGAGATAGAGAAAATGCCACTGAAAGGGGACCGCACATTCCAAAGCAGTGGCCAAAACTTCCAAGAAACCCCAGGGTTGTAATGAGCAACAAATGTAACATTAGCAATTTCAATAATTAAAGATTTGACTTAATTTAGGGATTAGGGGTTAGGGGTTAGGGGAAGAGTTTGTATTTCTTTCTCTTATCCCTACTCCCTACTCCCTACTCCCTACTCCCCACTCCCTATCTTCATCAAATTTTTGGAGCATTGTATGTACTTTGACAGTCTCATGGGGAACTCTAGATGAAGTTGGTGCTTCTGTCAAAAGACAAAGCGTCAAACAAGAGCGGTTGCAACGTCCTATGCCAGGAAATTCGGAGAGAAGAGGACACGGCGCGTTACTCTATTTGCTGGAGTTATGGCAGCTGTCACGTGAAAAAGGAAAAAGAAAGGGTTCATAAATAAATGAAAGCAAAGAAAAAATGGTTTTGGTTGGTGCTGTTAGCTTTGACAACAATGGTTGTTGTACTGGTTGCTAAAGGATTGTTCCCACAGCATCAAGAATCAGTTATTTATAGTATTAGAGTTGAGAATTCTGTTCCTGTAAAGAAAGATGCGAGTAATAAGAACACGGGGACTCCTGGGGTCATTTCCTCTTCTCCACATCAGTCTTTACAAGAAAAGGTGGAAGAAAAGGTAGATGGGGATCGGACAACCAGTACTCCACAAGTGTCTGGATCTCGGCTGTTTTCTCATCTTCAAAAGTTGAATTTTATACGTCATACTCCTGTAGAGCGATCGCGAGCTCGTTCTTACATCAGTTCAGAACTCCAAAAATTAGGTTGGCAACCCCAACTTGAGGAATTCACTGAGAAACAGTTGGATATCACAAGAGTTGGCATTAATATTTTTGCGGAAAGACCTGGTACAAGTAAAGATGCAGGCGCTATTCTAGTGGCAGCCCACTACGACACTGTTTTCTTCTCACCTGGTGCTGATGATAATGCTAGTGGAGTTGCTGTTGTCCTGGAACTAGCGAGACTCCTCGGTTCGCGTCCTACCGCCAAAACATTGCAGTTAGCTTTTTTTGATTTGGAAGAAGCGGGGCTTTTAGGTAGTAAAGCTTTTGTCAAAAATAAAACTCACCTAGAAAATCTAAACGGTGTTATTGTGATGGATATGGTGGGTTATGCTTGCCATATTTCCGGATGTCAGAAGTACCCATCGGGTTTGCCTGTGAAGACCACTAGTAACAAAGGTGATTTTGTAGCGGTCGTTGGCGATGCCGAACACTTGCCAATTCTCAATGCTTTTCAGAAAGCAAATATTTCCCAAACTGCATTGAATAAGGAAGATCAAAAGGCAAAAGGTGAAATAACTTCTTCTCCTATATTGCCATCCGTACTGACTCTGCCAGTACCTCTCAAAGGTTTGCTGACACCCGATGTACTGCGTAGCGATCATGCTCCGTTTTGGTATCAAGGCATTGGTGCTGTTTTGGTGACGGATACAGCCAATTTACGAACTCCTCACTATCATAAACCTACTGATGTCCCAGCTACTCTTGACCGTGAGTTTTTTACAGGGACAGCACAACTTGTTGTCAATGCAGCGACTGAGTTGTTGGAAGGTAGTTAGTTGTTAGTTGTTAGTGATAAAATATCGCCTTCATCAGTTTTGAGTAATTACCTGCAAACTAATAACGACTACTCCCGAACCGCCAGAAGATTACCTAAACAAGTAGGTAGGGCTTTGCCCACCAATAGCGAATGGTGGGCAAAGCCCTACCTACTAATTACTACTAACCAAAGCATTTTTGTATATGATTTATCTTTAAGAAAAATTTTATCTTTAAAGAGCAATAGACATCTTGCACTCATTGCCTAAGTCTCTAATGGTAGAAATTATGCTTTTTTGTAAGATAATAACTTCCAAATAAAAAAATATTCCAAAATTTCGTGTATGCGGGCGAAAAGCCTGCTACTAATAAAGGACAGGCAAAAAAGCCCATCCCACAAGATGGGGCAATTTATTATTGGAGTTCTCTCACCAATAAATCCTACCCATTGATTGATTTCAGCTATGCTTCCGAATGTCAAGCTTAAATTATTTAGGTAGACGCTTACGGGCGGTTGCTCACTCATAGGGCATGAAAATAATTCTTTTCTCATGCCCAATGTCTAATGCCCTATTTTCAAGAAGGAACTTTATATGGTTATTCTTCAAGGTACTGCGCGAAGCGATTATCTAGAGGGAACGCAAGACAATGATTTCCTGATTGGTGATTTAGGAGATGATGTTCTCATTGGTCTATCTGGTGATGATTTTTTGGAAGGTGGAGAAGGTCGCGATCGCATAGAGGGGGGTGATGGGAAAGATATTCTCTATGCTGGACTAAGTCAATTATCGTATGCACCGGGTTATGGAGGAGATCCACAAGGCGAAAATATATTGTATGGAGGTAAAGGAGACGATTTACTCTTTGGGTCTTTCGGGAGAGATTTCCTATATGGTGAGTCTGGAGATGACAAAATAGTCGCTCTTTCTGGTGATGACTATCTTGATGGGGGCGATGGACGTGACAGATTAGATGGCGGTTTTGGCAATGATACCCTCATTGGTGGTGATGGAAATGATGTCTTATATGATGGCAGTTATAAAACTGGCTCTGGTGATGATGTTCTTGATGGTGGAAACGGAGACGATGTTCTTGATGGTGGACAAGGGAACGATCGCCTTTTTGGTGGGAACGGTGAAGATAAGCTGACGGCGGCTGGCTTTATCCCCTCTGGAACTGGTGGTATCTTTGGTCTTAATGAAATAGATATTCTCTTTGGAGGACAAGGGAGAGACACGTTTCAGTTGGGAGGGCGGAACGCTGCTGGAACTTTTTCTGTTTACTATGACGATTTTTATCAAACAAGTGCTGGTTATAATGACTATGCTCTCATTGCTGACTTTAAGCCTAATGAGGATATTATCCAGCTTGTAGGAAAAAGTACTGACTATGTTTTGGGATTGTCTCCGTTTAATTCGTCAGAAGGGGTGGCGATTCATTTTGTCAGTGGCAAGTCGCAGGAATTGATTGCAATCGTGCAAGGTGTATCAAGTTTGAATCTTGAGGACGATGACTTCAAATTTCTTTATTTTTAATCGGGGCTATTGCCCAAGCTCTTTCATATTATTCATCACTTCTTGATACAACTGCTGATTGTTTTGTTTTTCAAAAATTGCTGCTGCTCGCTGCAAGTCAGCCATTGCACCCTCTTTATCTCCCAATGCAGCGCGAGCATTACCCCGGTTATTGTATGCTGCGGCAAAGTTGGGAGCAAGGCGAATCCCTTCGTTGTAGTCTGCAACGGCTCCCTCTCTATCTCCTAAAATGGTGCGGGCGTTTCCTCGGTTATTATATGCAACCGCATATTTGGAATTGAGGCGAATGGCTTCACTGTAATCGTCTACTGCTGCGTTTCTATCTCCAGTTGCTGCCCTGGCGTTTCCTCGATTGTTGTATGCTTCAGCATAGTTGGGATTAATGCGAATAGCTTGATTGTAATCTGCGATCGCTGCTTGTGTTGCTCCTTCTGCTGCATAAACATTCCCCCTATTGTTATAAGCTTGAGCATCATTGGAATTGATCTGTAGCGCTTGGTTGTAATCTGCGATCGCTTGCTGTCTATTTCCTAATTTAAAGTAGGTAAGTCCTCGTTTATTGTAAGCTTCCCCATAATCAGGATTAAGACCGATCGCTTTACTATATGAGGCGATCGCGCCTTGAGAGTCTCCTTTTGTTTGCCTGTACTGACCCTGAGTATAAAAGTCTTTAGCACTAGATGGTCTAGCAACTGAACGCAACACAGGACGAGATTGAATATCTGTTACAAATACATCCTTAGTATTATTACAAGCAACAATTGTCACAGACAAAAATACAGCCAGCAACAGATTTTTCATCTTTCATCCTTTATCCTTCATCACTTTCCTGATTTTTGGGGGACAGCCGCCAAGACGTTATTTTCTCAATATCTACTGATAATTGTTCTAAATTTTCTCCTAAATCTTTTTGTAATTTTTGAGTTAATGTGATAGGAAAATCAAACTCAACATCTTGATTTTGTATCAACTCTACCAGTTCCATAAACGAAACTTTTACAGTTGTGCGTTCGTAAGAAGACAGCTTAAAATATGGTGTTTCAGATACATTTTGCAATTGCATGGCTTTTTTGATTCGCTCTTGCAAATGCTCGTATTCTGAATTGAGCACCTTCCACTGTTCCTCAATCTGCGCGTATCTTGCATTCAGGACTGCTATATCTTCCGCCGCAGGTTCTGGATTAATTTCTTTATTTAATTCTATCAAATTTAAATGAACTTGAGCAAGATAAATACAGTCTAAATAAGCATACTCTATTTGCTCTTCAGTTAAGGGTCGCCGTCCCCAATCACTTGTCTGTTCTTGTTTTTCTATATTCTGAAAAGCACAAAGTTCTTCAGCTAACGTTTTGAGTTGATAGTTAGGGACTGGTAAAGCATAATAAGGAATTTTTTTCGCTAATTCTAAAGTGCAAGTAATATTTTTTGCTTTCTTGCCACCTAGAAATTTTAAATCGTAGCTAGCATTATGAAAAACTTTTTCAATTTTGGAATTAACCATGATTTTGTCAATAAACTCAGCGACAGTGTGAGGCTGGTTGATGACATCCAAAATAAAAGTGCGATCGCCACTCAAATCGGCTGGATCGTCCAATACTTGAATCAGCGATAATTTGGGATTGCGAGTGTTGTACTCAGCGACTTCTGTATCAATCCACAAAGTGCTGGCTTTTGTGTATTCAGCAATAAGAGAACGAATAGTACTTTCTGAAGTCAGGTATGGCATTTGTGATTTTTCCTCATTAGTAAATTCGGTTATAACTTTCCAAGTTAACATTTTCAGCAAGGTGTGGTCAGAAACCCGGTATCTCCCAGATACCGGGTTTCTCAATCTCACCAATGATTTAGAAATGGCATAAGAGTATTTATTTCCCAAGCGGGATTTTTCAGCCTCAAACTTAAGTCATGTTTATATAAGTACTCGTATGTTTTAAATCTACTTCTCATTAACTATGCGCTACTTTGCCTTAGCTACTGACTATGATGGTACGCTAGCAGCCGATGGTCGTGTCAGCGATGAAACTATAGCAGCCTTGAAACGCCTGCGCCTTTCTGGTAGAAAACTGATATTGGTTACGGGTCGCGAACTGGAGGATTTGCAGGGTGTATTTTCAGAATTGGATTTATTTGACTGTGTAGTGGCAGAAAATGGTGCTTTGTTGTATTCTCCCGCTTCGCGTCAGGAAAAACCATTAGGCTCAAAACCCCCCGACGAGTTCATCAAAGCATTGCGCGATCGCAAGGTTGAGCCTTTGTCAGTTGGTCGAGTCATTGTTGCGACTTGGCATCCCAATGAAACAACGGTACTGCAAACAATTCGGGATTTGGGATTGGAATTGCAAGTCATTTTTAACAAAGGTGCAGTCATGGTACTTCCTTCCGGACTCAATAAAGCCGCAGGATTAACCGCAGCCTTGGATGAAATGAAGTTATCACCACACAATGTTGTAGGTGTGGGTGATGCTGAAAATGACCACGCTTTCTTAGAATTGTGCGAGTGTTCTGTTGCTGTTGCTAACGCTTTGCCAATGGTAAAAGAACGAGTCGATTTTGTCACGAAAAACAGTCGCGGTGCTGGTGTTGTCGAGCTGATCGATCGACTGTTGGCTTCAGATTTGGCTGAAGTAGATACTCAAAGAGAAAAACATAATATTTTACTGGGTACAAAGGAAGATGGTTCTCATGTCAATATGAAGGCTTACGGTGCAAGTCTATTACTGGCTGGTACTTCTGGTGGTGGTAAATCAACTTTGGCAACTGCTATACTAGAGCGCATTGCAGAGCAAAATTATCAATTCTGTATCATTGACCCTGAAGGCGATTACGAAAACTTTGAAGATGCAGTCATTTTGGGTGATGCTAACAGAGCACCAAGAATACAAGAAATTTTAGATCTACTAGAGCAACCGCACCAAAATATAATTATTAACTTACTGGGTATTGCTTTGGCAGATCGTCCCGCATTTTTTGCCGAAGTTTTACCCCAATTGCAAGAATTAAGAGCACGCACTGGTCGTCCTCACTGGATAGTAGCAGATGAAGCCCATCACCTCATGCCTGCTTCTTGGAATCCTGCCTCTCTGACACTGCCTCAAGAGCTTGATTGTATGATGTTTATAACTGTCCATCCCGACCAAGTTGCGCCCGCAGCACTGTCTCTGGTAGACGCCATGATTACTGTAGGTTTGTCACCGGAGAAAAATATCGAGCAATTCTGTTCGGTTGTCGGTCATTGTCCCCCACAACTTGCTCCTCAAAAGCTCGAACCAGGAGAGGCGATCGCATGGTTCCGGGAATCAAAGACCGAACCTTTCCGTTTCCGCATTACCCCTGGAAGTACAGAACGCCGCCGTCATGTCCGCAAGTATGCTCAAGGACAATTGGGAGAAGATAAAAGCTTTTACTTTATAGGACCAGAAGGCAAACTCAATCTCCGCGCTCAAAACTTAATTTTGTTCACCCAAATTGCTGAAGGAGTCGATGATGAAACTTGGTTGTACCACCTCCACGAGGGAGATTATTCCCGTTGGTTCCAAGAAGCGATTAAGGATGACTCTTTAGCAGAGGAAGCTGAAAAGATAGAGAAAAGTGCTAACGGTTCAGCAAGTGAAAGCCGTGCCGCCATCAAAGCAGCAATTGAACAGCGTTATACTCTACCAGCATAAAATAAGACGTACCACTAAGTCAAGAAAAATTTGCCCCTAATCCTACTCTTAACCCCTTTCATACAGTTCAAAGTAAGCTAAAATGCAAGCAGAATAAGCGTTTCTTCCTTTTAACAGCCTCATGCTTGAAATCCTGCAAACCCGACTGTATGAACTAGAACAATTTGCGAATGCCCTGGTATCCAATCAACTGACTCATTTAACTTGGATAAGTGTAGGTATTATTTTTATCGCAGGATTGCTCACCAGTTTGACTCCCTGTATGCTTTCCATGCTGCCAATTACCATTGCCTACATTGGTGGTTATGAAGCAAAAAGCCGTTGGCAAGGTGTTGTCCAGTCAACTTGGTTTGCTTTGGGATTGGCAACCACGCTAGCTGGACTAGGCATTATAGCAGCTTTCGTGGGTAAAGTTTACGGTCAAGTAGGTCTTGGCTTACCAATTATTGTTAGTATTATTGCCATTCTCATGGGGTTAAACTTACTTGAAGCGTTACCCCTGCAATTACCTTCTTTTGGCGGTACAGAGTGGATTTCTCAAGAATTACCCCAAGGAGTGCGAGCATATTTCATCGGTCTCAGTTTTGGTGTTGTGGCTTCTCCTTGCAGTACTCCTGTTTTAGCGAGCCTGCTGGGTTGGGTTGCTCAAACACAAGATTTAGTTCTGGGTGCTGTTTTGCTCCTTTGCTATACAGCAGGTTATGTTGTTCCCCTGATTTTGGCTGGTACTTTTACAGCTTCTATAAAGAAATTACTAGAGTTACGCCGTTGGTCTAGTTGGATTAATCCAGTCAGTGGTGCTTTGTTGGTAGGATTTGGCGTATTTTCCTTAATGTCTCGGCTTCCAGTATTACAGTGACCAGTGACCAGTGACCAGTGACCAGTGAGCGGTGAGCTTTTATAGAGAAATTTACACATAATTCCAATGACTATAGAAAATCCAGTTTCTGACAAAATATCTATATGGACAGCACTAGGACGTCTGCTGCGACAAGAGTTTTTACCAGTTCTGACAGATTTGCGCTTGGCAATTTTGATGTTTCTTGCGATCGCACTCTTTAGCGTCAGTGGTACTGTTATAGAGCAAGGTCAATCGGTAGCATACTATCAATCCAACTACCCAGAACACCCAGCCCTCTTTGGTTTTCTTTCATGGAAAGTCATCCTCATTTTGGGCTTAGACCATGTTTATCGAACTTGGTGGTTTTTGGCATTACTCATCTTTTTTGGCACTAGCTTAACAGCCTGTACCTTTACTCGTCAGTTACCAGCCTTAAAAACTGCCCAGAAATGGAAATATTACGAAGAACCCCGTCAATTTCAAAAGCTAGCTTTAAGTGCAGAATTTGATAATGTAGAAACCAGAAGTGCTACGACCCTACAAACTCTATTGCAAAAGCGGGGCTACAAAGTTTTTCAAGAAAAAGAGAATACTCTCTACGCCCGCAAAGGAATTATTGGACGCATTGGACCAATTGTAGTTCATATTGGAATTGTTATGACTCTCCTGGGTGGTATTTGGGGGGCTATGACTGGCTTTGTTGCTCAAGAAATGGTAGCTAGCGGCGATACATTTCAAGTGAAAAACATTATCGATGCTGGACCTTTTGCAGTAGGGCGAGTTCCTAAAGATTGGTCTTTGCGCGTCAATCGCTTTTGGATTGACTACACTCCCTCTGGCGGTATCGACCAGTTTTACTCAGATATGTCTGTTTTAGACAATCAAGAACAAGAAGTTGACCGCAAGACAATTTTTGTTAACAGTCCTCTGCGCTATCATGGCGTCACCTTCTACCAAACCGACTGGGGAATTTCTGCCATTCGAGTCAAAATCAACAACAGCCCGATCTTTCAAATCCCCATGGCTCCACTCAATACTAACGGTCAAGGAAAGATTTGGGGAACGTGGATTCCTACCAAACCAGATTTAAGTGCAGGTGTATCCTTACTGGCAAAGGACTTGCAAGGAATGGTGCTTCTTTACGATGCAAGTGGTAAGCTGATTGATACAGTTCGCGCCGGAATGGCTACCCAAGTGAACGGTGTCAGCTTAAAGATACTAGATATTGTTGGCAGCACCGGTTTACAAATTAAAGCCGATCCGGGAATACCTATTGTTTATGGTG
This genomic interval from Scytonema hofmannii PCC 7110 contains the following:
- the galE gene encoding UDP-glucose 4-epimerase GalE, whose protein sequence is MSHGKPTILVTGGAGYIGSHTVLALKLAGFDVIVLDNLVYGHRDLVEQVLRVKLVQGDTNDHALLNDLFKIHEIAAVMHFSAYAYVGESVTDPAKYYRNNVTGTLTLLEAMLEASVKKFVFSSTCATYGVPQVVPITEDHPQNPINPYGATKLMVERILSDFDAAYDFKSVRFRYFNAAGAHPDGLLGEDHNPETHLIPLVLLAALGKRESISVFGTDYPTPDGTCIRDYIHVTDLADAHVLGLEYLLKGGNSEVFNLGNGNGFSVKEVIDTAKKVTGKEIEVVECDRRPGDPPSLIGSGEKARKMLGWNPQYSSLEEIISHSWQWHQKRHK
- a CDS encoding sulfite exporter TauE/SafE family protein, yielding MLHLLLITTLGFLGSFGHCFGMCGPLSVAFSLSQNSETGSATSGQPGWQEQLRFHVLLNLGRMLSYTLVGAAIGALGAVLLKSGHLAGIGSELRQWMAIVTGILLIWFGIRQINPEFLPRLPVLHPFLQGNLHNRLSAEMVKLSLETKWWTPALLGITWGLMPCGFLYAAQIKAAETGNWWMGAATMLAFGLGTLPTMLGVGVSAALIGKDRRSQLFRLGGWVTLTIGVLTLLRTGDTMVDYTGHIALVFLVITLIARPISGLWAKPLRYRRALGVGAFVLSLAHTTHMMEHSLQWNFTAFFFLPQEYQLGMVAGAIALVLITPAALTSFDSLQKFLGKLWRLIHLLSLPALLLSTFHAVTIGSHYLGALQLSWENKLAVLLLSFVTLSVLLVRWRFFWSILSIKKFYVSSTKSR
- a CDS encoding M28 family peptidase, with amino-acid sequence MKAKKKWFWLVLLALTTMVVVLVAKGLFPQHQESVIYSIRVENSVPVKKDASNKNTGTPGVISSSPHQSLQEKVEEKVDGDRTTSTPQVSGSRLFSHLQKLNFIRHTPVERSRARSYISSELQKLGWQPQLEEFTEKQLDITRVGINIFAERPGTSKDAGAILVAAHYDTVFFSPGADDNASGVAVVLELARLLGSRPTAKTLQLAFFDLEEAGLLGSKAFVKNKTHLENLNGVIVMDMVGYACHISGCQKYPSGLPVKTTSNKGDFVAVVGDAEHLPILNAFQKANISQTALNKEDQKAKGEITSSPILPSVLTLPVPLKGLLTPDVLRSDHAPFWYQGIGAVLVTDTANLRTPHYHKPTDVPATLDREFFTGTAQLVVNAATELLEGS
- a CDS encoding calcium-binding protein; this translates as MVILQGTARSDYLEGTQDNDFLIGDLGDDVLIGLSGDDFLEGGEGRDRIEGGDGKDILYAGLSQLSYAPGYGGDPQGENILYGGKGDDLLFGSFGRDFLYGESGDDKIVALSGDDYLDGGDGRDRLDGGFGNDTLIGGDGNDVLYDGSYKTGSGDDVLDGGNGDDVLDGGQGNDRLFGGNGEDKLTAAGFIPSGTGGIFGLNEIDILFGGQGRDTFQLGGRNAAGTFSVYYDDFYQTSAGYNDYALIADFKPNEDIIQLVGKSTDYVLGLSPFNSSEGVAIHFVSGKSQELIAIVQGVSSLNLEDDDFKFLYF
- a CDS encoding tetratricopeptide repeat protein; amino-acid sequence: MKNLLLAVFLSVTIVACNNTKDVFVTDIQSRPVLRSVARPSSAKDFYTQGQYRQTKGDSQGAIASYSKAIGLNPDYGEAYNKRGLTYFKLGNRQQAIADYNQALQINSNDAQAYNNRGNVYAAEGATQAAIADYNQAIRINPNYAEAYNNRGNARAATGDRNAAVDDYSEAIRLNSKYAVAYNNRGNARTILGDREGAVADYNEGIRLAPNFAAAYNNRGNARAALGDKEGAMADLQRAAAIFEKQNNQQLYQEVMNNMKELGQ
- a CDS encoding 3'-5' exonuclease, which codes for MPYLTSESTIRSLIAEYTKASTLWIDTEVAEYNTRNPKLSLIQVLDDPADLSGDRTFILDVINQPHTVAEFIDKIMVNSKIEKVFHNASYDLKFLGGKKAKNITCTLELAKKIPYYALPVPNYQLKTLAEELCAFQNIEKQEQTSDWGRRPLTEEQIEYAYLDCIYLAQVHLNLIELNKEINPEPAAEDIAVLNARYAQIEEQWKVLNSEYEHLQERIKKAMQLQNVSETPYFKLSSYERTTVKVSFMELVELIQNQDVEFDFPITLTQKLQKDLGENLEQLSVDIEKITSWRLSPKNQESDEG
- a CDS encoding HAD family hydrolase; the encoded protein is MRYFALATDYDGTLAADGRVSDETIAALKRLRLSGRKLILVTGRELEDLQGVFSELDLFDCVVAENGALLYSPASRQEKPLGSKPPDEFIKALRDRKVEPLSVGRVIVATWHPNETTVLQTIRDLGLELQVIFNKGAVMVLPSGLNKAAGLTAALDEMKLSPHNVVGVGDAENDHAFLELCECSVAVANALPMVKERVDFVTKNSRGAGVVELIDRLLASDLAEVDTQREKHNILLGTKEDGSHVNMKAYGASLLLAGTSGGGKSTLATAILERIAEQNYQFCIIDPEGDYENFEDAVILGDANRAPRIQEILDLLEQPHQNIIINLLGIALADRPAFFAEVLPQLQELRARTGRPHWIVADEAHHLMPASWNPASLTLPQELDCMMFITVHPDQVAPAALSLVDAMITVGLSPEKNIEQFCSVVGHCPPQLAPQKLEPGEAIAWFRESKTEPFRFRITPGSTERRRHVRKYAQGQLGEDKSFYFIGPEGKLNLRAQNLILFTQIAEGVDDETWLYHLHEGDYSRWFQEAIKDDSLAEEAEKIEKSANGSASESRAAIKAAIEQRYTLPA
- a CDS encoding cytochrome c biogenesis protein CcdA; this encodes MLEILQTRLYELEQFANALVSNQLTHLTWISVGIIFIAGLLTSLTPCMLSMLPITIAYIGGYEAKSRWQGVVQSTWFALGLATTLAGLGIIAAFVGKVYGQVGLGLPIIVSIIAILMGLNLLEALPLQLPSFGGTEWISQELPQGVRAYFIGLSFGVVASPCSTPVLASLLGWVAQTQDLVLGAVLLLCYTAGYVVPLILAGTFTASIKKLLELRRWSSWINPVSGALLVGFGVFSLMSRLPVLQ